In a genomic window of Scyliorhinus torazame isolate Kashiwa2021f chromosome 5, sScyTor2.1, whole genome shotgun sequence:
- the LOC140420781 gene encoding uncharacterized protein, which produces MVRKNTIHIGKKPWKCEDCDERFRSPSEVEIHRRSHTGERPFTCSVCGKGFTRSSNLLTHQQIHTGARPFTCSECGKKFIHSSDLLLHQRVHTGDRPFTCSECVKGFTSSTELLTHQRIHTGERPYTCPECGKGFTRSSHLLKHQRVHTGERPFTCSYCGKGFAQSSNLLQHQRVHTGSRPFPCPECGKGFTRSTGLQQHQRVHTGEKPFQCSECGKGFTHSSNLLKHQRVHSNKRPFKCPECGKFFKSTRDLMSHQRVHTDDRPFRCSHCGTGFRRSSQLTQHQRVHTGERPFTCSKCGKGFTQSSNLLTHQRVHTGERPFTCSECGKGFTHSSNLLKHQQIHTLERPFKCPDCGKCYKSSRELMRHQHVHHDERLFRCSHCGSGFRQSSQLSVHQRLHTIEQLYTSE; this is translated from the coding sequence atggtAAGAAAAAACACCATTCACATTGGGAAGAAACCTTGGAAATGTGAAGACTGTGATGAGAGATTCAGATCCCCGTCTGAAGTGGAAATTCATCGGCGCAGTcatactggagagagaccattcacctgttccgtgtgtgggaagggattcactcgatcatcgaacctgttgacacaccagcaaattcacactggtgccagaccattcacctgctcagagtgtgggaagaaaTTCATTCATTCATCTGACTTGCTGctgcaccagcgggttcacactggggatagaccgttcacctgctctgagtgtgtaaAGGGATTCACTTCTTCAACTGaactgttgacacaccagcgaattcacactggcgagaggccatacacctgtcccgagtgtgggaagggattcactcggtcatcccacttgctgaaacatcagcgagttcacactggggagaggccattcacctgctcctattgtgggaagggattcgctcagtcctccaacctgctgcagcatcagcgagttcatactgggtcgaggccattcccctgccctgagtgtgggaaaggattcactcgatCAACAGGGCTGCaacaacaccagcgagttcacactggggagaaaccgtttcagtgctctgagtgtgggaagggattcactcactcatccaacctgctgaaacaccaacgagttcacagcaACAAGAGACCTTTCAAATGCCCAGAATGCGGGAAGTTCTTTAAAAGTACCCGGGACCTGATGTCTCATCAACGTGTCCACACTGACGAtcgaccattcaggtgctctcattGTGGAACTGGATTCAGACGATCATCTCAGCTTActcaacaccagcgagttcacactggggagagaccgttcacctgctctaagtgtgggaagggattcactcagtcatccaacctgctgacgcaccagcgtgttcacactggggaaaggccattcacttgctctgagtgtgggaaaggattcacacattcgtccaacctgctgaaacaccagcaaattcatacattggagagaccatttaaatgtccagactgtgggaagtgctataaaagttctaggGAGCTAATGCGTCATCAACATGTTCACCATGATGAGAGACTGTTCAGATGCTCTCATTGTGGGAGTGGGTTCAGGCAATCATCTCAACTCAGTGTACATCAGCGACTTCATACAATAGAGCAGCTGTATACTTCTGAGTGA